From a region of the Egibacteraceae bacterium genome:
- a CDS encoding (Fe-S)-binding protein, translating to MTRPRLPTIADIRAHAEHCSYNAKLCRFACPVATATGRESVTPWGINRAITAAAQDGAVTAATAAAVYGCTGCRSCGGVCLPGLDLPTHVRAARAEVVAAGLAPPGVEAGAGRACAPAPELLAGAQPGAATVVYPGCRSAGGAALAAVLAALGHPYDVVADATCCGARTVDVGHAERGLTEAAALGRHLERAGTIVVADPHCARWLRIDHDDERVVPLAVFLADRLDGLAARTTPAASRPVAWHDTCWLGRGMGVYNEPRAVLRAAGTPLVEPAHTRQHARCAGGGMGYAETDPAGAERILAGCAAGLRGALSGADGPVVTACPTATDRLRAAGLDAHDLAGWLASRLDDGEPVMSR from the coding sequence ATGACCCGGCCCCGACTCCCAACGATCGCGGACATCCGAGCCCACGCCGAGCACTGCTCGTACAACGCCAAGCTGTGCCGGTTCGCCTGCCCGGTGGCGACCGCCACGGGCAGGGAGTCGGTCACCCCCTGGGGCATCAACCGGGCCATCACCGCCGCCGCGCAGGACGGGGCGGTCACCGCCGCGACTGCCGCCGCCGTGTACGGGTGCACGGGCTGCCGGTCATGCGGCGGGGTGTGCCTGCCGGGCCTGGACCTGCCGACCCACGTCCGCGCCGCCCGCGCCGAGGTGGTCGCGGCGGGCCTCGCACCGCCGGGCGTGGAGGCGGGCGCCGGCCGGGCCTGCGCGCCCGCTCCCGAGCTGCTGGCCGGCGCGCAGCCGGGTGCGGCCACCGTGGTCTACCCGGGCTGCCGCTCGGCCGGCGGGGCGGCGCTGGCAGCGGTGCTGGCCGCCCTGGGCCACCCCTATGACGTCGTGGCCGACGCCACCTGCTGCGGGGCCCGCACCGTGGACGTCGGGCACGCCGAGCGCGGCCTCACCGAGGCCGCGGCGCTCGGCCGGCACCTGGAGCGCGCGGGGACGATCGTCGTGGCCGATCCCCACTGCGCCCGGTGGCTGCGCATCGACCACGACGACGAGCGGGTGGTGCCGCTCGCGGTGTTCCTGGCCGACCGGCTCGACGGGTTGGCAGCCCGGACCACGCCCGCAGCATCGCGCCCCGTCGCCTGGCACGATACGTGCTGGCTCGGACGGGGGATGGGCGTCTACAACGAGCCCCGGGCGGTCCTGCGGGCGGCCGGGACGCCGCTCGTCGAGCCGGCCCACACCCGCCAGCACGCCCGCTGCGCCGGTGGCGGCATGGGCTATGCCGAGACCGACCCCGCCGGTGCCGAGCGGATCCTGGCGGGCTGCGCCGCCGGCCTGCGGGGCGCGCTGTCGGGTGCCGACGGCCCGGTGGTCACCGCCTGCCCCACGGCGACCGACCGGTTGCGCGCCGCCGGCCTCGACGCCCACGACCTCGCCGGCTGGCTCGCCAGCCGCCTCGACGACGGAGAACCGGTGATGTCACGATGA
- a CDS encoding diacylglycerol kinase family protein, producing the protein MSHTFGPLRLIANMGAGRGAVGTTLTTLTEHLAALGVEFDLVRTTAAGHATQAARDALADGVRYLAAVGGDGTVHEVANGMVEWVSPGDGGAPEPRPVAPDAVLAVVSAGSGCDFARTFGLDRKPEILAKRLATDQVMPIDLGVVGFVDADGEPQARIFVNIAEVGYGAEVVRRAARFPRFIGRLRYLLASWSAIAALERQETTVTIGTEEKTLAVVELVVANGQFFGGGMKVAPRALPDDNRFNVQVFTGQRSQVFLLTSKIFRGEHVPHPEIVERMAQTVAIAPDTPLLVEADGELLGTTPARFSLLHRALRLKI; encoded by the coding sequence ATGAGCCACACGTTCGGGCCCCTGCGGCTGATCGCCAACATGGGTGCGGGCCGCGGCGCCGTCGGGACGACCCTGACGACGCTGACCGAGCATCTGGCGGCCCTGGGGGTGGAGTTCGACCTGGTCCGGACCACCGCCGCCGGCCATGCCACACAGGCCGCGCGCGACGCGCTGGCCGACGGGGTGCGCTACCTCGCGGCGGTCGGTGGGGACGGCACCGTGCACGAGGTCGCCAACGGCATGGTGGAGTGGGTGTCCCCCGGCGACGGGGGCGCGCCCGAGCCCCGTCCGGTGGCACCCGACGCGGTCCTGGCCGTGGTGTCGGCCGGGTCGGGATGCGACTTCGCGCGCACCTTCGGGCTGGACCGCAAGCCGGAGATCCTCGCCAAGCGCCTGGCCACCGATCAGGTCATGCCGATCGACCTCGGCGTGGTCGGCTTCGTCGACGCGGACGGGGAGCCGCAGGCGCGGATCTTCGTGAACATCGCGGAGGTCGGCTACGGCGCGGAGGTCGTGCGGCGCGCGGCGCGGTTCCCTCGCTTCATCGGCCGGCTGCGCTACCTGCTGGCCTCGTGGAGCGCGATCGCCGCCTTGGAGCGCCAGGAGACCACCGTCACGATCGGCACGGAGGAGAAGACCCTCGCCGTGGTGGAGCTCGTGGTGGCCAACGGCCAGTTCTTCGGCGGGGGGATGAAGGTCGCACCGCGCGCCCTGCCGGACGACAACCGGTTCAACGTCCAGGTCTTCACCGGGCAGCGCAGCCAGGTGTTCCTGCTCACGTCCAAGATCTTCCGCGGCGAGCACGTCCCCCACCCCGAGATCGTCGAGCGCATGGCCCAGACGGTCGCCATCGCCCCCGACACCCCGCTGCTGGTCGAGGCGGACGGCGAGCTGCTCGGGACCACGCCCGCGCGCTTCTCGCTGCTGCATCGGGCGCTGCGCCTCAAGATCTGA
- a CDS encoding FAD-binding oxidoreductase, protein MRTVDAELLTELTGLVGAAQVSTEAGELAAHARDCWPRLMMRERAGEVLPRPAAVVWPTGTPGASALYAWATRRGVAVVPFGGGGGVVGGAAPVEGGIAVDTKRLNRVLELDEESGYVVVQPGVIGQNLEEWLGPRGYTLGHFPSSITLSSVGGFAAVRSAGQLSTKYGPFAVMVAGLEAVLPDGTVLRRRAQPASAAGPDLTGLLLGSEGTLGLITELTLRVHPKPEAMAFAGYRMPSFTSGLAVLRDLLRTGLRPAVLRLYDPTETQMNHADQVEAPPGRSLRDRHTRHSRESPPQAPAIHVSDGCLLVVVCEGWSDLVALEDRTVRATVGAHGGEDLGEAPGRHWHTHRYDVSYRLADLIKPGGVFGDAVAVDTFEVAAPWARLRATYEAVRTALAAHSDLVLCHASHAYPDGAALYFTFGAAGQGDEAAVAARYDAAWAGGLDAAVRSGATITHHHGVGLVRAPWLAEELGEGGMTLLRRVKAALDPAGIANPGKLGLGLGGTG, encoded by the coding sequence ATGCGCACGGTTGACGCCGAGCTCCTCACCGAGCTCACTGGCCTGGTCGGGGCCGCGCAGGTGAGCACCGAGGCGGGTGAGCTCGCCGCCCACGCCCGTGACTGCTGGCCCCGCCTCATGATGCGCGAGCGCGCCGGCGAGGTCCTGCCGCGACCGGCGGCGGTCGTGTGGCCGACCGGCACCCCCGGCGCGTCCGCGCTCTACGCGTGGGCCACGCGCCGGGGCGTGGCGGTCGTGCCGTTCGGCGGCGGGGGCGGGGTCGTCGGTGGCGCCGCACCGGTCGAGGGCGGCATCGCGGTCGACACCAAGCGGCTGAACCGGGTGCTGGAGCTCGACGAGGAGTCCGGGTACGTCGTGGTGCAACCGGGCGTCATCGGGCAGAACCTGGAGGAGTGGCTCGGTCCGCGTGGCTACACGCTCGGCCACTTCCCGAGCTCGATCACCTTGTCCAGCGTGGGCGGCTTCGCCGCTGTCCGGTCGGCCGGGCAGCTGTCCACCAAGTACGGGCCGTTCGCGGTGATGGTGGCCGGTCTGGAGGCGGTCCTGCCCGACGGCACGGTGCTGCGCCGTCGGGCGCAGCCCGCGTCAGCGGCGGGGCCTGACCTGACCGGGCTGTTGCTCGGGTCCGAGGGCACACTCGGCTTGATCACCGAGCTCACCCTGCGCGTGCATCCCAAGCCGGAGGCGATGGCCTTCGCCGGCTACCGCATGCCGTCCTTCACGAGCGGTCTCGCGGTGCTGCGCGACCTGCTGCGCACCGGGCTGCGACCAGCCGTCCTGCGCCTGTACGACCCGACCGAGACGCAGATGAACCACGCCGACCAGGTCGAGGCACCTCCAGGACGGTCGCTGCGCGACCGCCACACCCGGCACAGCAGAGAATCGCCTCCGCAAGCTCCGGCGATTCACGTCTCAGACGGCTGCCTGCTGGTCGTGGTCTGCGAGGGCTGGTCGGACCTCGTCGCGTTGGAGGATCGCACCGTGCGGGCCACGGTCGGCGCGCACGGCGGCGAGGACCTCGGGGAGGCGCCGGGGCGCCACTGGCACACCCACCGCTACGACGTCAGCTATCGGCTGGCCGACCTCATCAAGCCCGGTGGCGTGTTCGGCGACGCCGTGGCGGTCGACACCTTCGAGGTCGCCGCCCCCTGGGCTCGCCTCCGCGCGACCTACGAGGCGGTCCGCACGGCGCTGGCAGCGCACAGCGACCTGGTGCTCTGCCACGCCAGCCACGCCTACCCCGACGGGGCGGCGCTGTACTTCACCTTCGGCGCCGCCGGGCAGGGCGACGAGGCCGCCGTGGCGGCCCGCTACGACGCTGCCTGGGCGGGCGGCCTGGACGCGGCGGTGCGGTCCGGCGCGACCATCACCCACCACCACGGTGTGGGCCTGGTGCGGGCGCCCTGGCTGGCCGAGGAGCTCGGCGAGGGCGGCATGACGCTGCTGCGGCGGGTGAAGGCCGCGCTCGACCCGGCGGGGATCGCCAACCCCGGCAAGTTGGGGCTGGGTCTCGGGGGGACCGGATGA
- a CDS encoding glycerol-3-phosphate dehydrogenase/oxidase, whose translation MLRAFSAATREANLDRLGDRGYDLLVIGGGITGAGIALDAAARGLRVGLVERDDLAAGTSSRSSSLVHGGLRYLAQAMFGLTRESAVERDLLRRLAPHLVRPLPFVVPDTGRWRSTARTGLGMWIYDGLASFRNVERHHRLRPAEVADRIPGLVQGLGQGGYEYHDCRTDDARLVLQVARTAHRFGADIATRAEVVELHQSGGRVTGATVRDRVGGREVAVRARQTVSATGVWADHLRSLADDPGGATLVPSKGVHLVFPAADVRVTAAALIPSTAGDGRMVFVLPWEECVVVGTTDEAYGGPLDAPTVSAADAAYLSDAVNAAFGTDLGPRDAVGAWAGLRPLLVSEAHLPMDSETLSRRHAVVAGPEGLLTITGGKLTTYRAMAAEVVDRVAATLGGAAAGSRGHSDRIPLGLRGRVDAAGARTAGVLGALGLDPGLAGPLVERHGDQAVEVAELAATTPDGADALVPGLPYLRAEARWAVEQEMALSVDDVLDRRTRVSLRDPAGGGRAADAVAAVLADVLGWTAGEAAASVAAYRDRIAAERGVVPLRAAAPAAPARPPRRSGGPAA comes from the coding sequence ATGCTCCGCGCGTTCTCGGCCGCCACCCGCGAGGCCAACCTCGACCGCCTCGGCGACCGCGGCTATGACCTGCTCGTGATCGGCGGGGGGATCACCGGGGCGGGCATCGCCCTGGACGCCGCGGCGCGCGGGCTGCGGGTGGGGCTGGTGGAGCGCGACGACCTCGCTGCGGGCACCTCGTCGCGGTCGTCGAGCCTGGTGCACGGTGGCCTGCGCTACCTGGCCCAGGCGATGTTCGGCCTGACCCGCGAGAGCGCGGTGGAGCGCGACCTCCTGCGGCGGCTGGCGCCCCACCTCGTCCGGCCGCTGCCGTTCGTGGTGCCCGACACCGGCCGCTGGCGCAGCACCGCGCGTACCGGCCTCGGCATGTGGATCTACGACGGCCTCGCGTCCTTCCGCAACGTCGAGCGCCACCACCGCCTGCGCCCCGCCGAGGTCGCCGATCGCATCCCGGGCCTGGTGCAGGGCCTCGGCCAGGGCGGATACGAGTACCACGACTGCCGCACCGACGACGCGCGGCTGGTCCTGCAGGTCGCCCGCACCGCGCACCGCTTCGGGGCCGACATCGCGACCCGGGCGGAGGTCGTCGAGCTGCACCAGTCCGGCGGGCGCGTGACCGGGGCGACCGTGCGCGACCGCGTGGGCGGGCGCGAGGTGGCGGTGCGGGCCCGCCAGACCGTCTCCGCGACGGGGGTGTGGGCCGACCACCTGCGGTCGCTGGCCGACGATCCGGGCGGCGCCACCCTGGTCCCCTCCAAGGGGGTGCACCTGGTGTTCCCGGCCGCAGACGTGCGGGTCACCGCTGCGGCGCTGATCCCGTCGACGGCCGGGGACGGGCGGATGGTCTTCGTGCTGCCGTGGGAGGAGTGCGTGGTCGTCGGCACCACCGACGAGGCCTACGGGGGACCGCTCGACGCCCCCACCGTCAGCGCGGCCGACGCGGCGTACCTCAGCGACGCCGTCAATGCGGCGTTCGGCACCGACCTCGGACCTCGCGACGCGGTCGGCGCCTGGGCGGGTCTGCGACCGTTGCTGGTCTCGGAGGCGCACCTGCCCATGGACTCCGAGACCCTGTCGCGACGCCACGCCGTGGTGGCGGGCCCGGAGGGGCTGCTCACCATCACGGGCGGCAAGCTGACGACCTACCGGGCCATGGCCGCGGAGGTTGTCGACCGTGTCGCCGCCACCCTCGGTGGCGCCGCGGCGGGCTCCCGCGGGCACAGCGACCGCATCCCCCTGGGGCTGCGGGGACGGGTGGACGCTGCCGGTGCGCGCACCGCGGGCGTCCTGGGTGCCCTCGGCCTCGACCCGGGCCTGGCGGGGCCGCTGGTCGAGCGTCACGGCGACCAGGCCGTGGAGGTGGCCGAGCTGGCGGCCACGACGCCGGATGGCGCGGATGCCCTGGTCCCGGGCCTGCCCTACCTGCGGGCGGAGGCGCGCTGGGCCGTCGAGCAGGAGATGGCCCTGTCGGTGGACGATGTCCTCGACCGGCGCACCCGGGTGTCGCTGCGTGACCCCGCGGGCGGCGGTCGAGCCGCCGACGCGGTGGCCGCCGTCCTGGCCGACGTCCTCGGGTGGACGGCGGGGGAGGCGGCCGCGAGCGTCGCCGCCTACCGCGACCGCATCGCCGCCGAGCGCGGGGTGGTGCCCCTGCGCGCCGCCGCCCCGGCCGCGCCCGCGAGGCCACCGCGCCGGTCAGGCGGCCCGGCCGCCTGA
- a CDS encoding acyl-CoA dehydrogenase family protein — protein MSPEHPDTEHRALLDVVRSYATAELQPRASADEAAGRFPRDVFAQLGELGLMGLPVAEEHGGGGGQPSGIALQVAEELSRAWLTVGLGLSVHALATWAVEAYAAPEVAAEVVPRLATGEWLGAYCLSEPGSGSDAAALVTSARRDGDDYVVDGTKAWVSHSGTADVYVLMCRTGEDKTGGISALLVPATTRGVSFPPPEHKMGLRASPTGQVVFDGARVPARNLLGGEGDGFRIAMRALEGGRLGIAACSVGLAQCALDHAVAYARQREQFGRPIGEFQGVGFLLADMAAGIEAARALYRAGAARRDAGQDHRRLAAMAKLVASDTAMAVTTDAVQVFGGYGYTTEYPVERLMREAKVLQIVEGTNQIQRMVIARDLLRG, from the coding sequence GTGAGCCCCGAGCACCCGGACACCGAGCACCGGGCGCTGCTCGACGTCGTGCGGTCCTACGCGACCGCCGAGCTCCAGCCGCGGGCGTCCGCCGACGAGGCCGCCGGCCGCTTCCCCCGCGACGTGTTCGCCCAGCTCGGCGAGCTCGGGCTGATGGGGCTGCCCGTGGCCGAGGAGCACGGTGGTGGCGGCGGCCAGCCCAGCGGCATCGCCCTGCAGGTGGCCGAGGAGCTGAGCCGGGCGTGGCTGACCGTGGGTCTCGGGCTGTCGGTGCACGCCCTGGCGACGTGGGCGGTGGAGGCGTACGCGGCGCCGGAGGTGGCGGCCGAGGTCGTCCCGCGCCTGGCGACGGGGGAGTGGCTGGGGGCGTACTGCCTGTCCGAGCCGGGCAGCGGCTCGGACGCCGCGGCGCTGGTCACCAGCGCGCGTCGGGACGGGGACGACTACGTGGTCGACGGGACCAAGGCGTGGGTGAGCCATTCCGGGACCGCCGACGTGTACGTGCTCATGTGCCGCACGGGCGAGGACAAGACCGGTGGCATCAGCGCCCTGCTCGTCCCGGCCACCACCCGGGGGGTGAGCTTCCCGCCACCGGAGCACAAGATGGGGTTGCGTGCCTCGCCCACCGGCCAGGTCGTCTTCGACGGCGCGCGGGTGCCCGCGCGCAACCTGCTCGGAGGGGAAGGCGACGGCTTCCGCATCGCGATGCGCGCGCTTGAGGGCGGTCGGCTGGGCATCGCCGCCTGCTCGGTCGGCCTCGCCCAGTGCGCGCTGGACCACGCCGTGGCCTACGCCCGCCAGCGCGAGCAGTTCGGCCGGCCCATCGGCGAGTTCCAGGGCGTGGGGTTCCTGCTCGCCGACATGGCCGCGGGGATCGAGGCAGCCCGGGCGCTGTACCGGGCCGGCGCGGCCCGCCGCGACGCCGGGCAGGACCACCGCCGCCTGGCCGCCATGGCCAAGCTGGTCGCCAGCGACACGGCCATGGCCGTCACCACCGACGCGGTGCAGGTCTTCGGCGGGTACGGCTACACCACCGAGTACCCGGTCGAGCGGCTCATGCGCGAGGCCAAGGTCCTGCAGATCGTCGAGGGCACCAACCAGATCCAGCGCATGGTGATCGCCCGCGACCTCCTCCGCGGGTAG
- a CDS encoding GNAT family N-acetyltransferase, whose protein sequence is MTAETTPQVSRARIEEVQPLAAEYRRDAQQMGTTLEPPLPTGALFWMATSPEGDPMGYAAGTLSPEGLVLGPFFVRAGHRRAGVGRRLLAEIERWATGARIPVVEVSVAADNPAGVAFLEAAGYQARRLLMARRDPTP, encoded by the coding sequence ATGACCGCCGAGACCACGCCGCAGGTCAGCCGTGCGCGCATCGAGGAGGTGCAGCCGCTGGCGGCCGAGTACCGGCGCGACGCCCAGCAGATGGGCACCACGCTCGAGCCCCCGCTGCCCACCGGCGCGCTGTTCTGGATGGCGACATCACCCGAGGGCGACCCCATGGGCTACGCGGCAGGCACGCTGAGCCCCGAGGGGCTCGTGCTGGGCCCCTTCTTCGTGCGGGCGGGTCACCGGCGGGCCGGGGTGGGCCGGCGCCTGCTGGCCGAGATCGAGCGCTGGGCCACCGGGGCGCGCATCCCCGTGGTCGAGGTGTCGGTGGCCGCGGACAACCCGGCCGGGGTCGCGTTCCTGGAGGCCGCGGGCTACCAGGCCCGCCGCCTGCTCATGGCCCGACGCGACCCGACACCGTGA
- a CDS encoding Xaa-Pro peptidase family protein: MGTTTLQRAEATMRSMGVDALLLGPGADLRYLTAYHALPLERLTLLVARADGVHTLVVPALERPRAEDAGLPDAVTVVDFSETDDPFAVAAAALDGIGTGPRLGAGDRLWSTFLLGLQAAVPAATWIRASSVTRELRMRKAPAEVDALRRAGQAIDRVHTDVAALLRPGRTEREVGRDIGERILAEGHQAVNFVIVASGPNGASPHHETGPRRLADGDAVVVDIGGTLDGYCSDCTRNYVVGSAPEGYADAHQALEAAQRAAVEAVRPGQTAAEIDAAAREPLEAAGYGPAFVHRTGHGIGLEEHEDPYIVAGNDLELESGMAFSVEPGVYLPGRFGMRIEDIVVVTPDGCENLNRLERAPVRI, translated from the coding sequence ATGGGCACGACGACGCTGCAGCGGGCCGAGGCCACCATGCGATCGATGGGGGTGGACGCGCTGCTGCTCGGGCCCGGCGCGGACCTGCGCTACCTGACCGCCTACCACGCGCTGCCCCTGGAGCGGCTCACACTGCTGGTGGCGCGGGCCGACGGCGTGCACACCCTGGTCGTGCCCGCCCTCGAGCGGCCCCGCGCCGAGGACGCCGGGCTGCCCGACGCGGTCACCGTCGTCGACTTCTCCGAGACCGACGATCCCTTCGCGGTCGCCGCCGCTGCGCTCGACGGCATCGGCACGGGCCCCCGTCTCGGCGCGGGGGATCGCCTCTGGTCGACGTTCCTGTTGGGGTTGCAGGCCGCGGTCCCCGCAGCCACGTGGATCCGGGCGTCGTCGGTCACCCGCGAGCTGCGGATGCGCAAGGCGCCGGCGGAGGTGGACGCCCTGCGGCGGGCCGGACAGGCCATCGATCGGGTGCACACCGATGTGGCGGCGCTATTGCGGCCCGGCCGCACCGAGAGGGAGGTGGGCCGCGACATCGGCGAGCGGATCCTCGCCGAGGGACACCAGGCGGTGAACTTCGTGATCGTGGCGTCCGGGCCGAACGGGGCGTCGCCGCACCACGAGACCGGGCCGCGTCGCCTGGCCGACGGCGACGCGGTGGTGGTGGACATCGGCGGCACCTTGGACGGGTACTGCTCGGACTGCACCCGCAACTACGTGGTGGGCTCGGCCCCCGAAGGCTACGCCGACGCCCACCAGGCGCTGGAGGCGGCCCAGCGCGCGGCGGTGGAGGCGGTTCGTCCCGGCCAGACGGCGGCGGAGATCGACGCGGCGGCCCGCGAGCCGCTCGAGGCAGCCGGGTACGGGCCGGCGTTCGTGCACCGCACCGGCCACGGCATCGGGCTGGAGGAGCACGAGGACCCCTACATCGTCGCCGGCAACGACCTCGAACTCGAGTCCGGGATGGCGTTCTCCGTGGAACCGGGGGTCTACCTGCCGGGGCGGTTCGGCATGCGCATCGAGGACATCGTGGTGGTCACCCCCGACGGGTGCGAGAACCTCAACCGCCTCGAGCGGGCCCCGGTGCGGATATGA